The Pontibacter korlensis sequence CGAGAGCGAGAAACGAAGCTCCCGCTCGTCTTCAAAAGTTTTCCTGCCCTGCATCCCCACATCAGTTTGGTACTATCCTCTTTTACGCCTATCTTCAGTAGGTTGTGCAACAAGCACAAAGTTCAGCCTTCATGCTCGGCTCCGCCTCGCCCATCGGCTGCACCAGCCCGTTAGGGCTAATTTAGATGAAAAAGCAAGGCTTAACAAAAATGAGAGTGTGGCGAATCATTTACTCTGACTATGCTACCTGTGAGACTAAAGTTTAAAGCCTCTGAAATGTTCAATAACGATAATCGAAGAGAATAGCATGTTCAATTCTAAAGCTTTCCTGTTGATGCTTGTAACGGCTTTTTTATGGAAGTTCCCATTGGAAGCGAAGCCGCCTCAAGCAACGATTATCAATGCCAGTCCGAAGATGAAGGTGTTCCTTTACTATAAGAACTCCCTACTTGAGCAGAAAGAACATTTCCTGTCGCCTCAGGATACTGTAGTTCTACCTTTTGACTCTGATTCTTTTTCTCCTGTGATGGTAAGTACGCCCATTGGAAATAAACTCAGTGCGGGAGTGATTGCCATGCCTGGAGACACCATCTACATCAGCTATAACGAGGCACAGGATTCCTATGACTACACTGGTAACCACAGCACTGAGCTGGCTTTCTCCAAAAGATTAAGCCAGAGCAGTTTTAGATTGGTGGGACCTTACGACCAGATTGCCTATGGCAGCAAGACAGACTTTAACTACTTTCTGGATGAGTGGCGCAAGTTGTGGATTGAAAGCGAAAAGTTTATAATAGAACTAAAAGCCGCACAAGGTGTTAGGGAGGAGTTTAAGAATTATCTGGAGCAGGAGATAAGGCTGAAAGTTTTTTCTGTTCTTCTTATTCCAGCGGTACTTCAGAATCCTAAGAAGCCTGTCCGACCTTACCCCCAATTTTACCAAGACACGGTTTCAGCTCATGCAAGAATCCTGTATGATTCCAAACGACTTCCCGAAAGTTCATCTGAGCGACTGGTCGCCGCATTGCGTGGTTATGCCATGTTCCTGGCGGCACGGGAGGGTAGGTACGGGGACTTTGCTGTTCAATATGAAATTGCCAAACGTGAGTATGAGGGTTTGCAGCGGGAGTGGGTTTGCTATTCTGCACTGAAAGA is a genomic window containing:
- a CDS encoding TlpA family protein disulfide reductase, whose amino-acid sequence is MFNSKAFLLMLVTAFLWKFPLEAKPPQATIINASPKMKVFLYYKNSLLEQKEHFLSPQDTVVLPFDSDSFSPVMVSTPIGNKLSAGVIAMPGDTIYISYNEAQDSYDYTGNHSTELAFSKRLSQSSFRLVGPYDQIAYGSKTDFNYFLDEWRKLWIESEKFIIELKAAQGVREEFKNYLEQEIRLKVFSVLLIPAVLQNPKKPVRPYPQFYQDTVSAHARILYDSKRLPESSSERLVAALRGYAMFLAAREGRYGDFAVQYEIAKREYEGLQREWVCYSALKDLMKRGNGSANLVKDYQSWASEDSKYKNKLLGIKQLNEVSIYKEAAINDIFITPEKKQLRLSDIITENKGKVIYVDLWASWCIPCLREFPASLEIMKRYSPQDLAMVYLSVDKDTDKWLEASYRHLGNNVNSYLLKNEDGSGLVKKYNIKSVPRYMIIDREGVIRYADAPPPSDAILSEILDRLLYPTIGSKP